Proteins encoded together in one Caldicellulosiruptor saccharolyticus DSM 8903 window:
- a CDS encoding response regulator, giving the protein MSKAHILVVDDEKPIVDIIKFNLEKEGYKITTSYDGEDALNKIKNENFDMVLLDVMLPKMDGFTVCKKVREFSEVPIIMITAKADEVDKVLGLELGADDYITKPFGIRELIARIRANLRRTSQQSNSDGKVLKAGKLTLNPETFEVKKDGKVIELTVREYELLKFLMSQKGQVFSREELLEKVWDYEYYGDVRTVDVTVRRLREKIEDNPSEPVFILTKRGIGYYFNPNV; this is encoded by the coding sequence ATGTCTAAAGCACATATTTTGGTTGTTGATGATGAAAAACCCATTGTTGATATAATCAAGTTCAACTTGGAAAAAGAAGGATATAAGATCACAACCTCATATGATGGAGAGGATGCGCTAAATAAAATTAAAAATGAAAACTTTGACATGGTCTTGCTTGATGTGATGCTTCCCAAAATGGACGGTTTTACAGTATGTAAAAAAGTTCGAGAGTTTTCCGAAGTGCCAATTATAATGATAACAGCCAAAGCGGATGAGGTTGACAAGGTTTTGGGTTTGGAGCTTGGCGCTGATGATTACATAACAAAGCCGTTTGGCATAAGAGAGCTCATTGCAAGAATCAGGGCAAATTTAAGGCGCACTTCTCAGCAGTCAAATAGTGATGGGAAAGTGTTAAAAGCAGGAAAGCTCACTTTAAATCCTGAGACATTTGAGGTAAAAAAAGACGGGAAGGTTATTGAGCTTACTGTTCGGGAGTATGAACTTTTGAAGTTTTTGATGTCTCAGAAAGGTCAAGTTTTTTCAAGAGAAGAGCTTTTAGAAAAGGTATGGGATTATGAATACTATGGGGATGTTAGAACAGTTGATGTCACAGTGAGAAGACTTCGCGAAAAGATAGAAGACAATCCGTCGGAGCCAGTTTTTATTCTGACAAAAAGAGGAATTGGGTATTATTTTAATCCAAATGTATAA
- a CDS encoding carbohydrate ABC transporter permease has translation MKMKASLGDKIFDIFNITLMLIICFVTLYPIWYIIVYSFNDGKDAMLGGIYFWPRKFTLDNYITVFSNSDITTAFMVTIARTVITTTLHVFFTAMVAYAFMKKELIGRKIYMTMGTITLFFGGGLIPYFLLIKSLGLYNNFLVYVIPGMFNFYNLIIFQAFFRELPVELEESAKIDGANDFTIFTRVILPLSTPVLATIALFVGVYNWNDYFMGVIFINNPKLQPIQTFLYKVIAETTSNQMLANAPGGIMTRNVTSQSIKMATMVVTTLPIVCVYPFLQKYFVKGLLIGAIKG, from the coding sequence ATGAAAATGAAAGCCTCATTGGGAGATAAAATTTTTGATATTTTTAACATAACGCTAATGTTGATAATTTGTTTTGTTACGTTGTATCCAATATGGTACATAATTGTTTACTCTTTCAATGACGGCAAGGATGCGATGCTTGGCGGAATTTACTTTTGGCCAAGAAAGTTTACGTTAGATAATTATATAACTGTTTTCAGTAATAGTGATATAACAACAGCGTTCATGGTAACAATTGCACGAACAGTTATTACAACAACTCTTCATGTGTTCTTTACAGCAATGGTGGCATATGCATTCATGAAAAAGGAACTCATAGGACGAAAGATTTACATGACAATGGGAACAATAACTCTTTTCTTTGGTGGAGGTTTAATTCCATACTTTCTCTTGATTAAAAGCTTAGGACTTTACAACAACTTTTTAGTATATGTAATTCCTGGGATGTTCAACTTTTACAATTTGATAATATTCCAGGCATTTTTTAGAGAGCTTCCTGTCGAGTTAGAAGAGTCCGCCAAAATAGATGGAGCAAATGATTTTACCATCTTTACCCGTGTGATACTGCCGCTTTCAACTCCTGTTTTAGCTACAATTGCTCTGTTTGTAGGGGTTTACAACTGGAACGACTACTTTATGGGGGTAATTTTTATAAACAATCCAAAGCTTCAGCCCATTCAGACCTTCTTGTACAAGGTTATTGCTGAAACGACATCAAACCAAATGCTTGCTAATGCGCCAGGGGGGATTATGACAAGAAATGTTACATCACAGTCTATAAAGATGGCTACAATGGTTGTTACTACTTTGCCTATTGTATGCGTATATCCCTTCTTGCAAAAGTATTTTGTTAAGGGGCTTTTGATTGGTGCTATTAAAGGTTAA
- a CDS encoding ATP-binding protein, translating to MTKSIESRLIIVFGLLILMVMFISSFFIIDRVRNYFFEDVQKKIEFMAQSSLLKLLQDKRLKNSEIQDIIDQTMKESQFGFMISKLIVTDSQGRLIASFPRLTIDFFSSDEILNSLAGYKVVKQDNERQVLIFSFPIKDGKVVQRALYLEVSSQNVLGTVRDIKNILLMAYVVAITFSLLIGFLFAKTLSNPLRKLTKQALEMANGNLDVKIDINSKDEIGKLADAFAKMARNIKMYVSELEFEKQKLERILQNMSDGVVAINSKNEIIHINESANKFLNGRVEEFINKMGKESGSDTEVTIYTTDDLTLEVSKATFIDSYMNRGLIFIIHDITQQAKLDSMRKQFVANVSHELRTPITTIKTYSETLLDVDNEETKKQFLSVIIKECDRMTRLVSDLLYLSRLDSGENILNLEEVNLSELVRFVCEKLKIHAKKKNQTLSCSILQDIVAMVDRDKIEQVLINLISNAVTYVQEGGQINVVLQKEEDKIKIIVKDNGPGIPEEDLPRIFERFYRVDKARSRELGGSGLGLSIADEIVKAHGGKILVESKVGSGTTFTVVLPAKSL from the coding sequence ATGACAAAAAGTATAGAAAGTAGACTTATTATTGTCTTTGGACTTTTGATTTTGATGGTGATGTTTATCTCAAGCTTTTTTATCATCGACAGGGTGAGGAATTATTTTTTTGAGGATGTGCAAAAAAAGATAGAGTTCATGGCACAGTCTTCACTGCTTAAACTTTTGCAAGACAAGCGACTAAAGAACTCAGAAATCCAGGATATAATTGACCAGACAATGAAAGAAAGCCAGTTTGGATTTATGATAAGTAAGCTCATTGTGACAGATTCGCAAGGGCGCTTGATTGCTTCATTTCCAAGGCTAACTATTGATTTTTTTTCGTCTGATGAGATTTTAAATAGTTTAGCAGGTTATAAAGTTGTCAAACAAGATAATGAAAGACAGGTTTTAATATTTTCATTTCCCATCAAAGATGGTAAAGTGGTTCAAAGAGCTCTGTATTTAGAGGTATCTAGCCAAAATGTCCTTGGCACAGTTAGAGACATAAAAAATATCCTTCTTATGGCATATGTAGTTGCTATAACCTTTTCGCTTTTGATTGGTTTTTTGTTTGCCAAGACACTTTCAAACCCTTTAAGAAAGCTTACAAAACAGGCGCTTGAGATGGCAAATGGCAACCTTGATGTTAAGATAGATATAAATTCCAAAGATGAGATAGGAAAGCTTGCAGATGCTTTTGCAAAGATGGCAAGGAATATCAAAATGTATGTCTCAGAGCTTGAGTTTGAAAAACAAAAGTTGGAAAGAATCCTTCAGAACATGTCTGATGGAGTTGTTGCAATAAATTCAAAGAATGAAATAATTCACATAAATGAAAGTGCTAATAAGTTTTTAAATGGCAGAGTAGAAGAGTTTATAAACAAAATGGGGAAGGAAAGTGGTTCAGATACAGAGGTTACAATTTACACAACAGATGACCTTACATTAGAGGTCAGCAAGGCAACCTTTATAGATTCGTATATGAACCGTGGACTTATTTTCATAATTCATGATATAACCCAGCAGGCAAAACTTGACAGTATGAGAAAACAGTTTGTGGCAAATGTCTCACATGAGCTCAGGACACCAATCACAACTATAAAGACATATTCAGAAACTCTTTTGGATGTTGACAATGAAGAGACAAAAAAACAGTTCTTAAGTGTCATTATAAAAGAGTGTGACAGGATGACAAGGCTTGTAAGTGATCTTTTATACTTGTCGCGACTTGACAGTGGTGAGAACATTTTGAATTTAGAAGAGGTTAATTTGAGCGAGCTTGTCAGGTTTGTCTGTGAAAAGCTCAAAATTCATGCCAAGAAGAAGAACCAAACCTTGAGCTGCAGTATCTTGCAAGATATTGTTGCAATGGTCGACAGAGATAAGATAGAACAGGTTTTAATAAACCTAATTAGCAATGCAGTCACCTATGTTCAAGAAGGTGGCCAGATAAATGTTGTCTTGCAAAAGGAAGAAGATAAAATAAAAATAATTGTAAAAGACAACGGACCTGGTATTCCAGAAGAAGATCTACCGCGGATATTCGAAAGGTTTTACAGGGTTGACAAGGCTCGCTCGCGTGAGCTTGGCGGTTCTGGCTTAGGACTTTCAATTGCCGATGAGATTGTAAAGGCTCACGGCGGCAAGATTTTGGTTGAGAGCAAAGTAGGTAGCGGTACAACATTTACAGTTGTTCTTCCAGCAAAGTCTTTGTAG
- a CDS encoding ABC transporter permease, with protein MDIVEQTKNSSTQLSPFRRFLHKLNEQKYLQAMAIPGVIWMIIFCYIPMYGIIIAFKEYDITLGINKSPWVGLANFKEFFSDERFWLIIKNTVGISFFKLLVGFPLPILFAVLLNELTSVRFKRTVQTISYLPHFISWVVLGGILMNWLSETGLINIILTKLGILKQPITFLAEPKYFWGIAVISEVWKELGWNAIIYLAAIAGIDPELYEAATVDGAGRITKMFKITIPCISGTIAIMFILAVSGLMNSNFDQIFVLRNPLNADASDVIDIYVYKMGIEAFRFSYATAIGLFKSIIALILLLLANGVTKKLTDKSLF; from the coding sequence ATGGATATAGTTGAACAGACAAAAAACAGTAGTACTCAACTTTCACCGTTTAGAAGATTTTTACATAAGCTAAACGAACAAAAATATTTGCAGGCAATGGCTATTCCAGGGGTTATATGGATGATAATATTTTGCTACATTCCAATGTATGGAATTATAATTGCATTTAAAGAATATGATATAACTCTCGGTATTAACAAATCGCCGTGGGTGGGGTTAGCAAATTTTAAAGAGTTCTTTTCAGATGAGCGATTTTGGCTGATAATAAAGAACACTGTGGGCATTAGCTTTTTTAAACTGTTGGTAGGATTTCCACTTCCAATATTATTTGCAGTGCTTTTAAATGAGCTTACCTCAGTTAGGTTTAAAAGAACTGTTCAAACAATATCGTACTTGCCTCACTTTATTTCATGGGTAGTTTTAGGCGGAATATTGATGAACTGGCTTTCAGAAACAGGGCTTATAAATATCATACTTACAAAGTTGGGAATTTTAAAACAACCAATTACATTTTTAGCTGAACCCAAATATTTCTGGGGTATAGCAGTTATATCAGAAGTGTGGAAAGAGCTTGGATGGAATGCGATAATCTATTTGGCTGCAATTGCAGGAATTGACCCAGAACTTTATGAAGCAGCGACTGTAGATGGAGCAGGTAGAATAACAAAAATGTTTAAAATCACCATTCCATGTATCTCAGGCACCATTGCAATTATGTTTATTTTAGCAGTAAGTGGTCTTATGAATTCAAACTTTGACCAGATATTTGTATTGAGAAATCCTCTAAATGCAGATGCTTCTGACGTTATTGATATTTACGTATACAAAATGGGTATTGAAGCGTTTAGATTTTCTTACGCAACAGCAATAGGACTTTTTAAATCCATCATTGCACTTATCCTGCTTCTATTGGCAAATGGTGTAACTAAAAAGCTCACTGATAAATCTCTCTTCTAA